In Archangium lipolyticum, the genomic stretch CACCGCCAGGTCGTAGCGCTTGAGGCGCCCGTCGTAGATGCCCGCGAGCCGCCGCCACAGGTCGCCCGCCAGGGGCTCCGTGGCACCCCGGTCGAGCTGATCCTCGTACGCCGCCGCGACCTCCTCGAAGGAGCCGGAGTCGGCCGCGAGCCGCTCCAGGTCATCGCGTACGCCGTCATCCTGCGGGGACTCGTTGAAGGCACGCAGGCGCGCGGCGAAGGCGAGCGACGTCTGCCCGAGCGCCTCGCGCAGGGTGGCGATCTCCTGGATGCGCTCCAGCTTCTGCGCGGGCACCGTCCCCGGCAGCAGCACCTCCAGCACCTCCACCAGCTTCCGGGTGTCGTTGAGGCCGCGGTAGACCGGCTCCAGCAGCCGCGCCGCCTCCACGCGCTGCGCGTCGACCTGGAGCATGCGCTCCAGACCGGCGACGGCCTGCGGATCTCCCGGGGCCAGCCCCATCAGCGCGCGGTACGCGCTCAGCGCCTCGGCGTGGCTGCCCTCCTTCTCCAGCAGCTGCGCCCGGCGCAGGATGAAGCCGCGGCGGGACTCGACGTCCGTGGCCAGCTCGGAGAGCTGGTGCAGCACGTCCGCCTGCTCCACGAAGCGCCGCGTCTTGGCGAACAGCTTGTCCAGCGCGAGCAGGCCGTCGGCCGCCTTGCGGATGGCCAGCGCCGAGCGCCACGTCTCGATGGCCTTCGCGTCATCGCCCGCGGCGGCGAAGGACTCGCCCGCCTTCACCAGCAGGGCGCGCCGCTCCTCGGGATCCTTGGCCAGCGTCGACTGGGTGGCGTAGACCTCGGAGAGGTTCTTCGCGTTCTGCCCCCGCTCGTACAGGCGCGACAGGGCCTCGAGCGCCTGCCGATCCTGCGGCGCGTCCTCGAGGATCTTCTTCCAGACGCTGGTGGCCTCCTCCGTCTGGCCGAGCTGCTCGCGCAGCTCCGCGGACCGCCGCAGCAGCCCGACCGCCGACGCGTCACCCTCGGGCAGATCCGAGGCGGCCTCCTCGTACAGCTCGGCCAGCATCTCGTGCGAGCCCGTCTCGCGCGCGAGCCGCTCCAGCTCCGACTGCAGGCCCTCGCGATCCAACCCGAGCGAGAAGGACTTCACCGCCGCCATGAAGGCGAGCGACGGCTGCTGCATGTCCTGCTCGTAGATGCGGCGGATGTCCGCGGCGAGCTGCGCCTTCTCCGTGCTGAGCGCGGAGTCCATGCGCGCCTCGCGCAGCGCCACGCGGCGCTGGTGGTCGCCCAGCCGGGCCAGCACCGGATCCAACACATCCAGCGCTCCCGCGCTCATCGGCACCGCGGCCTTCACCCACTCCTCGAGCGCCGAGCGCGAGCCGGGGTGACCGGGGTCCTCGGAGAGGATGCCCTGGTAGAGCTGCAATGCCGCGTTGGGGTCATCCAGGCGGGTGCGCAGCAGCTCGGCGAGGCGGAAGGAGACCTCGCGGCCCTGCGGGCTCTGTCCCTCCTGCGTCCGGCGCAGACCGAGCGCCCACGCCAGGTCCTTCGGGCGGTTGAGCTCGTTGTAGAGGCGATCCAGGGAGGTGGCGGCCTCGCGCTGCAGCGGATCCCGCTCGGCGATGGCACGCCACGCGGCGGCGGCGCTCTCCTTGTCGGACAGCTTCGACTCGTGCAGCAGGGCGGCCTCGCGCAGGTGCGCGAGCTGCTCGGCCGGCTCGGCCGCGGCGGCGGCGAGCTTCTCCAGCACCTCGGCGAGCGCGGCCCACTCCTCGCCCGCGCGGTGCAGGCGCTGCAGTGCGCGCAGGCAGTCGAGGTTGCCCGGCTCCAGCTGCAACAGGGCGCGCAGCGACTTCACCGCGGCGTCGCGATCGTCGAGCTTCTTCTCCTGGACCTCGGCCAGCTCGCGCAGGAGTCCGGCCCGGGCGGCACCCGTGCTCCCCTCCTCCGTCAGCTCGATGAGGATCTCCGCGAAGGCGTCCAGCGAGTCCGCGTCCTCGGCGGCCTGGCGCGCGGCGGCGCGCAGGGGCAGATCCCCCGGCGCCAGGCGCAGGGCCCGGGCGAGCGAGGCGAAGGCCAGCTCGGGCTGGCGCAGCTGCGTCAGGTGCACCTGGGCGGCCTGGCGGAGCGCCAGCACCCGGGCCGCGTCGTCGCGCGCCACCTCGGCGAGCACGTCCAGCGCGGCCACCAGCTTGCGGTGGTCCTTGGTGGCCTCGTAGGCGGGAATGAGGGCCCTCGCGGCCTCCTCGCGCGCGTTGCCATCGGCGAGCATTCCCTCGAGCGCGGCACGGGCATCCGTGTCGGAGGGGCGCTGGCGGAGGATGTCCGCGAAGCTGCGCACCACGTCCGTGCGGTCACCCGACGAGTCCTGCAACACCTGCGAGCGCTTGAGCGTCAGCCGCGCCACGCGATCCAGGTCGCCCGCGTCCTCCGCGAGCGCGATCTGCCGTGCCAGCACCTCGCCCAGCTCGCGCTTGCGGCCGGCCTTCTCGTACAGATCGGCCAGACGCGGCAGGTGACGCACCTCGTCCGCGCCCGAGTGGATGGCGGCCTGGAGCGCCTCGGCGGCCTGCAACGGACGGCCCAGCTCGGCGTTGAGCTCCACGAGCTGCATCTGCAGCTCCACCTTCTCCGCCTTGGTGGCCGTCAGGATGAGCTTGCGCAGCAGCGCGTCCGCGTCCGCCGCGCGCCCCGCCTTGCCGTACAGCTTGATGAGCCGGCTGAGGACCTCGGGCGACTCGGGCACCCGCTGCAGCGCGACCTCCAGCGAGCTGATGGCCTCCGGGAGCGCCCCGGACTCGTCGGCCAGCTTCGAGGCCTCGGAGAGCAGCTGCACCGCGAGCGCGGGCGCCTCCGCCTCCGTGGCCAGCGCCTTCAGCACGCGCACCAGCTCGGCGTGGGCCGACAGGTCGTGCGCCAGACGCGCCGCCTCGGCGCGGTTCACCTCGTCCGCGGGGGCCTCGCGAATGGCCTTCATGCGCAGATCGAAGGCGGCCCGGCCGTCGGCGAGCTGCTTCTCGTGGATGCCGGCGATCTGACCGTACAGCCGCTGGCGCACCGCCGCGTCCTGGGTAGCCTCGAGCTGCTGCAGCATCGCGGTCACCTGGCGCTGGTGGTCACCGTTGCGGCCGTAGTGGCCCGCGAGCGCCTCGGCGATCTCCGCCGTGCGCACGCCCGCCGCCGCGAGCCGCTCGAGCCCGCCCAGCACCACCCCCGTGGAGACGTTCTCCGCGAGCAGCTGCAGGAAGAGGCCCGCCGCCTCCTGCGGACGGTTCAGGCGCTCGGCGTACAGGCGGGCCTGACGTCCCGCCCAATCGGTGCGCTCCACCTGCGTCTCGGCCAGCTTCGCCAGCTTGCCGGCCAGCGCCGCGGCCTCCTCGAACTTCGACAGCGCCACACACACCGCCTGCAGGCGCCGCACGGGACCCGGGTCCTCCGGGGAGAGCTTCACCAGCTCGCGCACCATCGGCTCCAGCTCCGCCGGAGACGCACCGGTGGCCTCGCGCCGGGCGATCTCCCCTTCCAGACGCACCTTCGGGTCATCCGCGAGCGCGGCGGCGCCCCGGAGCGACTTCACCGCCTCCTGCGCGGCGCTGTCACCCGGAGCGCGCGCGAGCACCTCCCGCCAGGCCGCCTCGGCGCCCGCGGGATCCGCCAGCGAGCCCTGCAGCAGCTGCGCGAGGTGCCGCCAGAGCGGGAGGGAGGCCTCGGGAGGCGCGACCTGGGCCGCACGCCGAATCGCCGCCGCGAGCGCGGGCTCCGCGTGGGCCTTGCTCGCGTGCTCCAGCACGGAGTCCAGCAGCAGGGGCCGGGTCGGATCCAACGCCAGGGCGCGGGCCAGCACCTCGAAGGCACCCCGCGCGTTGTCCGCCTCCTCGTAGAGGAGAGCGAGTCCCTCGCAGAAGGCCACGCGCTCGGCGCGCGGACGCGGGGCGAGCATCGCCAGGTCCAGCAGTGGCTCCAGCCCCTCGAAGTTCTCCTCCTCCGCCAGCAGGCGGACGAGCTGGAAGGCCGCGAGCGCGTTGGCCGGATCCACCTTGAGGGCGGCCTCGAGGTGCACCTTCGCCGCGTCACCGTCCTTCTGATGCAGGCAGAGGTCCGCCAGGCGCAGCCGCAGGGCCACCTGCGTCACGCGGTCCTTCACCGTGCCGAGGTAGCGCTCCAGCATGGCGAGCGCCTCCGCCCCACGGCCCTGCTCCAGCAGCAGCTCCGCGCCCAGGCTCGCCACGTCCGCGCGAGCCGGATCCACCGATACGGCCTTCTCGAAGGCGGCGAGCGCCCCGGCCGCGTCATTCAGCCGCGTGAGCCGCAGCGTGCCCAGCCGCAGCCAGAGGTCCACCTGCGCGTTGCGCTCGCGGGCCTCGTTCGCCAGCGTCTCGATCCACGCCTGCGCCGGAGTGAAGTCCCCATTGCGCTCGGCCACGCGCTCGATGAGGTTGAGGGCCTCGGGCATACCGGGCCACAGCAGGAAGCAGCGGTCCAGCGCCTCCTTCACCTTGTCCACCGCGGCCGGCTCGTACCAGGCGTGCAGCTTGGCCACCAGGAGGGACAGCCGCGCCGCGCTCTTGCGATCGCGCTCCTCCAGCGACATGCCGCGCAGCATGCGGGCACGCTCGCGCCACGTCTGCTCGAAGCGCTGCAGCGTCTGCGTGGCCTTCTCCGCCCGCGCGTTCTGCGGATCCAGCTCCCGCACCACGGCCAGCGCCTGCTGGGCGAGCACGTGCTCGGTGGGGTCCTCCACCAACCGCTCGGCGAAGGCCACGTACTCCTCCACCATGCCCTCGCCACCGAGCGTGGCGCGCTCGCGCTCCAGCGATTCGAAGACGGGCTGGAAGCGCTCCTCGGACAGGAGCAGCTGGCGCGCGCGCTTGAAGGTGGCGCGCTCCGGCTTCGCGCGAGCGGCGCGCTGCAGGCACAGCACCGCGCGGTCGCGCCGGAACAGCTTCTGCTCGTGGAGGTTGGCCGCCTTCATGAAGGACGCCGCGGCCTCCTCACCCTGGCTCAGGGCGCCCAGGCGCTCCAGCACGTCGACGAGCCCGGCCATGTCCTGGCGCGCCTCGTAGACGGTCCTCAACCCGCGCAGCACGGGGCGAACGTCCTCGGCGATCAGCAGCGCGCGCCGCAGCAGCTCTTCCGAGCGGGCCGGGTTGCGCAACCGCTCGTAGGAGAGCTGAGCCGCGCGAACCAGCACCCGCGTTGCCTCGGCGGCGGGAGTCTCCCGCGCACGTCCCTCGTAAAGACGGATGAGGTCCTCAACTCGGCCTGCCTTCTCGAGTGCGGCTTCCGCTTCGGCGAAAGGCCGGTCGGAAACGACACGCTCGGCGGGTCGACGGAGGTTCGGCTGGTCCATGTAAGGCGGGCCTCGCGAAAAGAAAGGGGGCGGAGAGCGGGACTCTACAGCCCGCTCACCACCCCCCGCAATCGCGCAAATCCCGCCAACTGTCGAGATTTATTGGCTTTCTCGCTCGTTTGCAGCAGGAGCGGACGAGCTGCCCTCGGCCCCCTGCGTGCCCTCGGCGCCCGTCTCGGCGGCCTCCTCGGCGGCCGCGGCGGCATCAGCGGGCCGCTTGGGGGGCGGCGTGGCCGGCAGGGCCTGGGCGCGCTGCACGCCCGCCTCATCGCCGAGCTTCTTGTACAGCTCGGTCGCCTTGTCCCTCAGCTGGAGCTCCTCCGCCAGGGAGGCGGCCTTCGGCAGGTGGCCGATCTGCTCGTACAGCCCCATGGCCTTCTCCTTGCGGCCGATCTCCTCGTAGAGCGTCGCCGCGGTGGCGGACTCTCCGAGCAGCTCCAGCCACCGGGCGCGGCCAGCGGGCTTGTTCTCCGCCTCGGCGCGGGCCAGCTCCTTCTGGGCGAGCGCCTTGGCCTCCTCCTCCAGCTTCAGCCGCTGGAGGAAGTGGAAGGCCTTGGGCGGCGGCAGGGTGCCGAGCACGTCCACGGCCTCCTTGCCGCGGCCGGCGTTCACCAGCAGGGTGGCGGCGCCGAGCCGGTCGCCCCGCTCCACCAGGGCCTTCACCTCGAGGTCGCGGATGCGGTTGGCCGCCGCGAAGTCACGGGTGCGCTCATACGCCTTGCGCGCCAGGGACAGCTTGCCCGCGCGCTCATAGGCGAGCGCCGCCTGGTCGAACTGACGGGCACGCTCGTACAGCCGGGCGACGTTCTCGAAGTCACCCTTGCCGATGTAGACCTCCATCAGCAGCTCGTAGGCGCCCGCCTTCTCGAGCGTCTGGGCGAGCTGCTCCGGCGGCACCGTCGCCATGAGGCGGCGCGCGGTGTCGTTGTCCTTGCCCGCCAGCGCGTTGCGCAGCGCGCTCTTCACGTCCCCGCCGGCCTCGAAGAGCCGGGCGGCCTCGGCGAAGGAGTTGTTGCGCTCGTGCATGCGCGCCGCGTCGCGGGTGCGGCCCATGGTCTCGAGCTGCTTCGACTGCTCCTGCCAGTCGCCCGTCAGCTCGGGCAGCGGCTGACGGCGCTCGCCCTCACGGCCACCCTCACGCCGCTCGCCGCGCTCACCCCGCTCGCGACGCTCCCGGCGCTCACCCTCGCGGCCACCCTCACGAGCCTCACGGCCACCCTCACGCCGCTCGCCGCGCTCACGACGATCGCGGCCCTCGCGGCCACCCTCACGAGCCTCACGGCCACCCTCACGCCGCTCGCCGCGCTCAGCCGCCGGCCTGGCGGCGGGTTCCTCGCGCTCGGGCTGCGGCTCGCGGCCGCTCAGCGCGAAGGCCGCCGAAGCACGCTCCTGATCCCCGGCGGCGCGCCAGGCGCGACCCACCAGGTACATGACGTCCACGTAGGCGAGGTACTTCTCCTTCACCGGGTCCGCCGCCGGAGCCGCCGGAGCAGCGCCTTCCGCGGGCGCACCCGCCGGGGCCTGCTCCTGCGTGGCCGCGCCTTCGCTTCCCGCCGCGTCCGCCTGCACGGGCTCGCTGCCCGCGGGCGCCTGCGTGGACTCGGCCACGGCGCCGGTGTCGCCCGCGGCGGAGCCGGCCTCACCCGCGGGGGTGGCCGATGCCTCGGGCATGGGCGGCTTGACCTGGCGCTGCACGCGCAGCAGCGTGGTGATGAGCCGGCCCTTGACGTTGAGCTCCAGCTCGTCGATCGACTTCACCCGCATGGACCGCAGCGAGCGGACGATCGTCTCGAGCGGCGCCTTCTGGGCCGCGAAGTCCGACTTGCCCAGCGCCTTCTCGAGGGTGCTCAGCTCGGCGATGACACGCTGACCGGGGCCGACGGGCCCCTCGGCGCGATCCCGACCCCGGCCACGGGGGCCATCACCCCGGCCCCGGCCCCGGCCCCCTCCATCGCGACCGCCAAAACCACCACCCGGACCCTCCCGACGAGGACCCTGACCGGGGGCACCACCCTCCCGACCCCTCCCACCACGAGGCCCACCGCTTCCATTCTCCTGAGGCACGTGACTCTCCCGCTAGAACGCGTAGCGAAGGTTCGGCGTCACCGCGAACCCGAATGACTGAGACTTGACGAGGAACGACCCCGTCACCTCGATACCCACCGAGAAGTGACGAAGGCGTGTGTAGTACTCCAGACCCGGTCCCGCGAAAACCAGAATGTCGGGATCCGGCAGGAGCTGCTTGGGCCTGAACAAGGCATAACCGGCGCCGCCGCGGACGTAGATCCACGTGCGCTTGACCTCCTGGGCGTCGGCGAAGCTCACCAGGTGCGCGCGCACCACGGCGCCGGGCACCAGCATGGAGAAGTCTCCGGAGGCCGCGCCGCCCGAGTAGCCCACATAGTCCGAGCCGGCTCGGTTGGAGGCACCCATCACGAAGAGGCCGAGCGACAGGCGCTCGCCGATGTCCACGCCCACCTCCACCTGGGCCATCTGCCCGGGCGAGAAGGGACGAGGACCCGCGGAGGCGGGAGGGTTGACGATGAACGAGGGGCCACCAAAGACCGAGAAGTAGAGACCACGCTCGATCTCATTGAAGGTCTCGGCTGGCCTGTCACCGGCGGCCTGCGCATTCGCAAGAGCGGGGATCGCCAGAGCAGCGCAAACGACGAAGGGGCGGAAGGCTTTCATACGGGGGCGGACGTTAGCCCAGGAGGGCGGAGACACCAGCGCCAAAAAGCAAGATGGGCGGCCCCGCCGGAACGGGAACCGCCCACCTGAACCTTTTCACTCAGCGGGAGGCTACCCGGCTACTCACCAGCCGCCTTGAAGAGGAACGGATAGGTGACGACCACCGAGCCACCGCCCTTGGGCTTGGGGAAGGCCCAGGTGCGCACGCGGCCGGCCACGCACTGCTCCAGCTCGGAGTTGCCCGCCGTGGACTGGGCCACCGACGAGGTCACCACGTTGCCCTCGGAGGCGATGGTGAAGCGGATGGACACCTTGCCGCCCAGCTTCGGGTAGCGGTTGAGGAGGCTCTCGTAGCAGAAGCGGATCTGCCCCTTGTTGCGCTGGATGACCTGGCGGATGAGCTCCTTGTCGAGCGAGCCCGACACCGTGGCGTCCTCGGCCGCGATGCCCACTTCCACGCTCTGCTTGCCACCCAGTCCGCCCACGCCGGAGCCGTAACCACCCATGCCACCGCCGCGACCCTTGGTGCCAACCGCGCCGATGCCGATGGTCTCACCACCACCCGCGCCACCGCCGCTGCCGCCACGCAGACCCAGGCCGCCGAAGCCGCCACCCGCGCCCACCTTGGCGCCGAACATGTTGCCCATGGCGCCCTTCAGGTCACCGCCCAGGCCGCCACCGCCGAAGAGGCTCGCGGCGCCGCCCTTCCCGCCGAAGATCTTCGCGGCCATGTTCTTGGCCACGGCCTTCTTGTCGGGCTTGGCCTGGTTGGAGCTCGGGGCGGTCTGCTTGACGACTTCCTTCTTCGTCTGCCCGTCGTCCTTCTTCTTGGCCTGCTTCTCGGCCTGCTTCTCGGCCTTCTGCTGGTTGAGCTTCTCGAGGAACTTGTTCTTCTGCGTCTCGGGCGGCTTGACGATGAGCTTGGCGATGCGCGCGTTGGTGCCCGCCAGCTCGTCCGCGTACTCCTCGCCCGCGGCGGCATGGTTGGCCGCGGCGATGACGAACATCGCGCCGAGGAAGAACGTCACCAGGAAGATGTTGAGGACGGTGAAGTCCAGCGACTCGCCCAGCGGCGCCCAGGCCTTCTTGGGCACCGACTCGAAGAGGGCCTCGAGCGTCACGCCGCCCAGGTCCACCGAGAGGAAGTCATCCTCCTTGAGGGTGAGCGCGTAGGACTCGCCCTCGTGGTTGGCCTTGCCGGACTCGATGACGGCCTTGAGGTCCATCGTCTCGCCCTTGCGGGTGAGCTCGCCCTTCATCTTGCCGGTGAAGAGCACGGTGAAGGACTGGCCATCCGTGCGCACCACCTCGAAGCGCTCGCCGCCCAGCTTGGCGTCGCCCATGATGAAGTTGACGCCCTTGGCGCTGCCCACCGTGAAGGACTGCTTCTTGCCCGGCGCGAGGAAGTACTCGCCCACGCGCTGGTCGCCCCACATGAAGTGCAGGCCCAGACCGAGCGGACCGCTGCCCTTGCGAGCCACCCGGCGCACGCGCGGAACGGGCTCGGCGGCCGGAGCCTCGGCATGCGCCACGGGAGCGGCCACCGGCTGCGGCGCCGGAGCGGCCTTCTGCACGGGAGCGGGGGCGGCCACCGGCTGCGGCGCCACCGCCACGGGAGCGGGAGTCACCGTCGGCGCCGGAGTGGCGGCCTGGGCGAGGCCCGCGGCCAGCGGGCGCTCGGGCGCCGGAGCCACCGCGGCCGCGGCGGGAGCCACGGTGGCG encodes the following:
- a CDS encoding DEAD/DEAH box helicase; amino-acid sequence: MPQENGSGGPRGGRGREGGAPGQGPRREGPGGGFGGRDGGGRGRGRGDGPRGRGRDRAEGPVGPGQRVIAELSTLEKALGKSDFAAQKAPLETIVRSLRSMRVKSIDELELNVKGRLITTLLRVQRQVKPPMPEASATPAGEAGSAAGDTGAVAESTQAPAGSEPVQADAAGSEGAATQEQAPAGAPAEGAAPAAPAADPVKEKYLAYVDVMYLVGRAWRAAGDQERASAAFALSGREPQPEREEPAARPAAERGERREGGREAREGGREGRDRRERGERREGGREAREGGREGERRERRERGERGERREGGREGERRQPLPELTGDWQEQSKQLETMGRTRDAARMHERNNSFAEAARLFEAGGDVKSALRNALAGKDNDTARRLMATVPPEQLAQTLEKAGAYELLMEVYIGKGDFENVARLYERARQFDQAALAYERAGKLSLARKAYERTRDFAAANRIRDLEVKALVERGDRLGAATLLVNAGRGKEAVDVLGTLPPPKAFHFLQRLKLEEEAKALAQKELARAEAENKPAGRARWLELLGESATAATLYEEIGRKEKAMGLYEQIGHLPKAASLAEELQLRDKATELYKKLGDEAGVQRAQALPATPPPKRPADAAAAAEEAAETGAEGTQGAEGSSSAPAANERESQ
- the cglE gene encoding adventurous gliding motility protein CglE yields the protein MKAFRPFVVCAALAIPALANAQAAGDRPAETFNEIERGLYFSVFGGPSFIVNPPASAGPRPFSPGQMAQVEVGVDIGERLSLGLFVMGASNRAGSDYVGYSGGAASGDFSMLVPGAVVRAHLVSFADAQEVKRTWIYVRGGAGYALFRPKQLLPDPDILVFAGPGLEYYTRLRHFSVGIEVTGSFLVKSQSFGFAVTPNLRYAF
- the gltG gene encoding adventurous gliding motility protein GltG, producing the protein MPVPLTLKVFKGDTLVTAKDFERDIIKIGRLASAHLCLEDEKVSRIHSVIEVAADGSLSIIDMGSVEGTYVNGKRVNKGQLVFGDEIKVGGTTIRLENPAAVAAVNLATAAATVAPAAAAVAPAPERPLAAGLAQAATPAPTVTPAPVAVAPQPVAAPAPVQKAAPAPQPVAAPVAHAEAPAAEPVPRVRRVARKGSGPLGLGLHFMWGDQRVGEYFLAPGKKQSFTVGSAKGVNFIMGDAKLGGERFEVVRTDGQSFTVLFTGKMKGELTRKGETMDLKAVIESGKANHEGESYALTLKEDDFLSVDLGGVTLEALFESVPKKAWAPLGESLDFTVLNIFLVTFFLGAMFVIAAANHAAAGEEYADELAGTNARIAKLIVKPPETQKNKFLEKLNQQKAEKQAEKQAKKKDDGQTKKEVVKQTAPSSNQAKPDKKAVAKNMAAKIFGGKGGAASLFGGGGLGGDLKGAMGNMFGAKVGAGGGFGGLGLRGGSGGGAGGGETIGIGAVGTKGRGGGMGGYGSGVGGLGGKQSVEVGIAAEDATVSGSLDKELIRQVIQRNKGQIRFCYESLLNRYPKLGGKVSIRFTIASEGNVVTSSVAQSTAGNSELEQCVAGRVRTWAFPKPKGGGSVVVTYPFLFKAAGE